One genomic segment of Streptomyces showdoensis includes these proteins:
- a CDS encoding sensor histidine kinase has product MGDLGEFETAGGGRRRGGGHRGVAAAVLVSAWGLASTGIVLAVAAGASWSSDQGFFLVDTADALVYGLVAAVVLSRRLHLVGWLVALTAVGTGVSALVAQLGVTAAPSPGGLPPGWVILQGTAWVPGTLALMLVVPYLLTEERPARPARVAIGVGATAVVAGLAVRVTDPWPWPAAGGSFSPLAIRSEAWARLAPPVDRGILVAVVLLGFTAAGHAALRRYRDPAARGLGWLAIGVALISATFVPLLVWPEGEPGPAIALFTPLAHLASQAFFPAAILVTVLRRRMFGIDLAVSRTLVWTLLTGLLVAGYLTAVALLGLLLPGDGTVARVLATAATAAGFQPVRGWLQRRVDRLVYGEAAAPALSRVGRHLGSAGTPEEALAGMAESIAVSFNLGGVRILDGDGDGVGDGAADARVARAGFRKAADDVAVPLVVRGEPAGVLLVTPRPGERLDRRARAALDEVAPLVATAVQLAAVTRALRESRGRLAAARDDERRLLRRELHDEIGPALAGVGLALSAARTLLPEGADRADELLARLREEVDARVEEVRVLARGLVPPVLAELGLAAALRELVMRYEADGLTVMVRERGEGLDRTPPEVAGAVYAIVAEAIRNVSRHAHARLCTVELGAEDELLDVSVQDDGRGMPADARHGIGTVSIRERAEGVGGTAVWSPGASGRGTRLELRLPC; this is encoded by the coding sequence ATGGGGGACTTGGGGGAGTTCGAGACGGCGGGCGGCGGGCGACGGCGCGGCGGCGGCCATCGGGGGGTGGCCGCCGCCGTACTGGTGTCGGCCTGGGGGCTCGCGTCCACCGGGATCGTCCTCGCCGTCGCGGCGGGCGCGTCCTGGAGCAGCGACCAGGGCTTCTTCCTCGTCGACACCGCCGACGCGCTCGTGTACGGGCTCGTCGCGGCCGTCGTCCTGAGCCGGCGGCTGCACCTCGTGGGCTGGCTGGTCGCGCTGACGGCGGTGGGCACGGGCGTCTCCGCCCTCGTGGCCCAACTCGGCGTGACGGCCGCGCCGTCGCCGGGCGGGCTGCCGCCGGGCTGGGTGATCCTGCAGGGTACGGCGTGGGTGCCGGGGACCCTGGCCCTGATGCTCGTCGTGCCGTACCTGCTGACCGAGGAGCGCCCGGCGCGGCCCGCCCGGGTCGCGATCGGCGTGGGAGCGACCGCCGTCGTGGCCGGGCTCGCCGTCCGGGTGACCGACCCGTGGCCGTGGCCCGCGGCGGGCGGGTCGTTCTCGCCGCTGGCGATCCGCAGCGAGGCCTGGGCGCGCCTCGCTCCGCCGGTCGACCGGGGCATCCTGGTCGCCGTCGTGCTGCTCGGGTTCACGGCCGCCGGACACGCGGCCCTGCGCCGGTACCGGGACCCTGCCGCCCGGGGCCTGGGCTGGCTCGCCATCGGTGTCGCGCTGATCTCGGCCACGTTCGTCCCGCTGCTCGTGTGGCCGGAGGGCGAACCCGGCCCCGCCATCGCCCTCTTCACCCCGCTCGCGCATCTGGCCTCGCAGGCCTTCTTCCCGGCCGCCATCCTGGTCACGGTGCTGCGGCGGCGCATGTTCGGCATCGACCTGGCCGTCAGCCGGACCCTCGTGTGGACGCTCCTCACGGGCCTGCTGGTGGCCGGCTACCTGACCGCGGTCGCGCTCCTCGGGCTGCTGCTGCCGGGCGACGGCACCGTGGCGCGGGTGCTGGCCACCGCGGCGACCGCGGCGGGGTTCCAGCCGGTCCGCGGCTGGCTGCAACGGCGGGTGGACCGGCTCGTGTACGGGGAGGCTGCCGCGCCCGCGCTCAGCCGGGTCGGGCGGCACCTGGGGAGCGCGGGCACCCCGGAGGAGGCGCTCGCGGGGATGGCGGAGTCCATCGCGGTCTCCTTCAACCTGGGCGGCGTACGGATCCTCGACGGGGACGGGGACGGGGTCGGGGACGGAGCCGCGGACGCGCGCGTGGCCCGGGCCGGCTTCCGGAAGGCGGCGGACGACGTGGCGGTCCCGCTGGTGGTCCGGGGCGAGCCGGCCGGTGTGCTGCTGGTGACCCCGCGTCCCGGGGAGCGCCTGGACCGGCGGGCACGCGCGGCCCTCGACGAGGTGGCGCCGCTGGTCGCCACGGCCGTGCAGCTGGCGGCCGTCACGCGGGCGCTGCGGGAGTCGCGCGGGCGGCTTGCCGCGGCCCGGGACGACGAACGCCGACTGCTGCGAAGGGAGTTGCACGACGAGATCGGTCCCGCGCTGGCCGGCGTGGGACTGGCGCTGTCGGCCGCCCGCACCCTGCTGCCGGAGGGCGCGGACCGGGCCGACGAGCTGCTCGCGCGGCTGCGGGAGGAGGTGGACGCCCGGGTGGAGGAGGTGCGGGTGCTCGCGCGCGGCCTGGTTCCGCCGGTGCTGGCCGAGCTGGGCCTTGCGGCGGCGCTGCGGGAGTTGGTGATGCGCTACGAGGCGGACGGGCTGACGGTGATGGTGCGGGAGCGGGGCGAGGGGCTCGACCGCACGCCTCCGGAGGTGGCGGGGGCGGTGTACGCGATCGTCGCGGAGGCCATCCGCAATGTGTCGCGGCACGCGCACGCGCGCCTGTGCACGGTGGAACTCGGCGCGGAGGACGAGTTGTTGGACGTCTCGGTGCAGGACGACGGGAGGGGCATGCCCGCGGATGCGCGGCACGGGATCGGCACGGTGTCGATCCGCGAACGCGCGGAGGGCGTCGGCGGCACGGCCGTCTGGAGCCCCGGCGCGTCGGGCCGGGGCACCCGGCTGGAGCTGAGGCTGCCGTGCTGA